The Winslowiella toletana region TCGCTTCGGCTGCCGCGCCGCGATGCTCCACCAGCAATCCTGGCTTTGCGCCATACCAGAAGCCATCCGGCGTGGCATAGTTGCGCCGCACCCGGTTATCACTGCCCCAACTGACCACTTCGTAGCGCTGATATTCGGTTTCACCGGCTTTTTTAAAAATAATCCATGGATGAACCGCGAACAGCCCTTTCCAGCCAAAAGTATGCGCGGCATAGACCTGAACAATCGCCGTACTGGCATATTGCTGCGGACTGGGGGCTATGCCGGCCGAATCACGCCGTGCCGACCACCAGTTTTCAACTTTTGCTCCTTCGTTACTGCGCATCGATTTAACCAGACTTTGGCAAAAAGAGAGCAACAGTACGCAAATAAAAACAGCACTCAGCACTTTAACTACATTCATAATTCAGCTGACCTGGATAAAACCATTAAAGTAAAAATTGTCTTCGCCTGCAGTAACAACCCACCGTTTTTCACTGCCAGATTTGTTACGGAAAATGAAGATGAAGGAGGACACGCTAAAAATACAACCATTTGATTTTAATGAATAAAATAAAACACCGATAAATCCAGGAAATAATCGATAGTTAATAATAAATTTTTTAAATCCTATTTCCGATAAACGTTAGCCTAACGGTAAACATCATTGTCATCACAGAGTTAAAACAGAGATTTTTAATAGTATAAGCCAGATTACGGCAGGATGTCGTTAATTAACCCTGTCAAATGATTATTTACAAACTGATAACAACAAAATCACCACAGTGCCTACACTCTATTTTCTGGCTTTGATGACTCTCAAAAAATTATTACTCTCAAGCTAACAATTGTGACTTTGCCTTAATTGAATGTCTGCCATTTAGGGAGCAGTATGAACCCAGCATAAATGACGGAAAATGATCATCTGAATCATGAGGTTAATAATGAATGTAGTCCAAACTCCGGCACGGGAATGGAACACACGTCGCAGTGAAAAAGCGCGGCGCATGGCGTCTCTTGCCATACAGGATAAGATAATCCCGACAGATAGTCTGGTGGGAGCACTTGAAAAACTGATTGTCTCCGGCGATCGCGTGGTGCTGGAAGGCAATAACCAGAAACAGGCCGATTTTCTCTCCCGCATGCTTGCTGAGGTTAATCCAAAAAAAATCCACGATTTACATATGATTATGCCAAGCGTGGGGCGCAGTGAACACCTCGACCTGTTTGAAAAAGGCATTGCCCGTAAACTTGATTTCTCCTTCTCTGGGCCTCAGAGCCTGCGTATCTCGCAGCTGCTTCAGGACGGTCAACTGGAAATCGGATCGATCCATACCTATATCGAACTCTACTCTCGTCTGTATGTCGATCTTTGCCCGAATGTGGCGATGATAGCCGGGTTTAAAGCTGACCGAAAAGGTAATCTTTACACCGGGCCGAGTACCGAAGACACACCGGCGCTGGTCGAGGCAGCCGCCTTTCGGGATGGTATCGTTATTGCTCAGGTTAACGAACTGGTCGATGACGAGTCCGATCTGCCGCGCGTGGATATTCCGGGCTCATGGATTGATTACGTTGTGGTGGCTGATAAACCGTTCTTTATTGAGCCCCTGTTCACCCGAGACCCTCGCCTGATCAAACAAGAACATATTCTGATGGCGATGATGGCCATCAAGGGTATCTATGCTGAACATCAGGTTCAGTCACTGAATCATGGCATTGGTTTCAACACCGCCGCTATTGAGCTGCTGCTGCCAACCTATGGTGAACAGCTCGGTCTGAAAGGTAAAATCTGCAAGCACTGGACCCTTAATCCCCATCCAACCCTAATCCCGGCCATTGAGAGCGGCTGGGTCGAAAGTGTTCATTGCTTCGGCGGTGAGCTGGGGATGGAAGAGTATATCCGCGCCCGTCCGGACATTTTCTTTACCGGCTCCGATGGATCCATGCGTTCCAATCGAGCCTTCTGTCAGATGGCTGGCCAGTATGCTGTTGATATGTTCATCGGATCCACCCTACAAATCGACGGGCTGGCAAACTCCTCCACCGTTACCCGTGGTCGTCTGTCCGGCTTCGGCGGCGCACCAAATATGGGTCATGATCCGCACGGTCGCCGTCATGCTACTCCTGCCTGGCTGGATATGATCACCGAGCCAGACCCAATGCAGCGGGGTAAGAAACTTGTCGTGCAGATGGTGGAAACCTTCCAGGCCGGTGTAAAACCAACTTTCGTTGAAAAGCTTGATGCCATTGAGGTTGCCAAATCTTCCGGTATGCCGCTGGCACCGGTGATGATTTATGGCGATGACGTGACCCACGTGCTGACAGAGGAAGGTATTGCCTACCTTTACCGCGCTGACAGTATCGAGGAGCGCCGCGCAATGGTTGCCGCCGTTGCCGGGATTACCGATATAGGCCTTGGCGTTGACGCCAAACGTGTGGCTGAACTTCGTCAGAGCGGTAAAGTCGCTTATCCGGAGGATATGGGTATTCGCCGCTCAGATGCTACCCGTTCGTTGCTCGCCGCAGGAAGCGTAGCGGATCTCGTTGAATGGTCCGACGGCCTTTATAACCCGCCTGCTAAATTCCGGAGCTGGTAATGAAGCTACTGTCACAGACTCGAGTTGAGGCGCAGGCTGAGCGGCTGGCGATCCTCGCCCGCGACTGCCTGATCGACGAAGCGCGACTCAGCCCGAAGCCGGGTCTGGTGGACAGCCGGGGTAACGGTGCCCATCACGACCTGACGCTTGCTCTGATGGAGCGCTCGGCCCACAGCCTGACCGCGACATTTCAGCAATTAGCCCTGCAAAGCTGGCAGCGCCCCGCTGATATCGCCCTGCGAGAAACCATCGGCCATTTGGGCCGTCAGGGTGAACAGCAGATGATGGCTGCCACCCACGGCGTCAATACCCACCGTGGGGCGATCTGGGCACTGGGCCTGCTGGTCAGCGCAGTGGCAATGACTGGCGCAGATGCCGACGCGCATCAGGTCGCCAAAACTGCCGCCGTACTGGCTGCATTGCCGGATCGCAACGCGCCAAAGCTTTTCAGCAAAGGGTTGAAGGCCACGCATCGCTATCGGGTACCGGGTGCCCGTGAAGAAGCCCAGCAGGGGTTTCCGCACGTGATGAAGCTTGCACTCCCTCAGCTGCTACGCAGCCGTGCTAACGGCGCCAGCGAAACGGAAGCTCATCTGGACGCGTTAATGGCGATCATGACCTCGCTCAGCGATACCTGCGTGCTCTCACGCGCCGGAATGACCGGGCTGGAAGCAATGCAGAACGGGGCTCGCGCGGTACTGATAGCCGGGGGCTGTATGACAGATGAAGGCCGAAAACGGCTGGCCCATCTTGATTCGCAAATGCTGATACTCAATGCATCACCCGGTGGTGCAGCGGATTTACTGGCTGCCACGCTGTTTCTTGACAGGGTATGCCAGCCCGCAATCCACTCTTTTATTTAGAGGACGTTATGGAATACATCACATTATCTTTCCCTGCTAACCGCATGCTCAGCGGCAGAGCCCAGGCAGGGGTTGTTGGCTCCGGTGATATGGAAGTGCTTTTCACCGCAACCGAAGACCAAACGCTCAGCATCGATATTACTACCTCAGTGGACAACAGCGACACGCGCTGGAACGCGCTATTTGACCGTCTGAGCCTGATCAGTGGTCTGCCTGCTGGAAAACTGGTTATCCACGATTTTGGTGCAACACCAGGCGTTGCCAGAATCCGCATCGAACAGGTTTTTGAGGAGGTGAGTGATGCGAAATGATCCGAGCTTTATTGAATTACGAGCCCGTGAACGCGCGCATGCTCTGCTTGATCAGGGCAGCTATCGTGAACTGTTAGATCCGTTTGAAAATATTATGTCTCCGTGGCTTGGGCTTCAGGGAGTGGTACCACAGTCCGACGACGGTATGGTCGTTGCACGTGGCACCATCAACGGCCAGCCTTCGGTGGTCATTGCCATTGAAGGCACCTTCCAGGGCGGCAGCATGGGAGAAGTTTCCGGCGCGAAAATGGCGGCGGCGCTGGAACTGGCAGCGGAAGACAATCGTAACGGCATTCCAACTCAAGCCGTACTGTGCCTCGAAACCGGCGGTGTGCGCCTGCAGGAAGCCAACCTGGGCCTGGCGGCTATTGCTGATATTCATGCGGCGATTGTCGATCTGCGCCGCTATACCCCGGTAGTGGGCATTATTGCCGGCACTGTTGGTTGTTTTGGTGGTATGTCTATCGCCGCAGCGCTTTGTAGTTATCTGATTGTAACCCGTGAAGCGCGCCTGGGCCTCAACGGCCCGCAGGTTATTGAGCAGGAAGCCGGTATTGAAGAATACGATTCCCGCGATCGCCCCTTTATCTGGAGCATGACCGGCGGCGAAATTCGTTATGAGAGCGGTTTTGTAGACACGCTGGTTAATGATGGCGTCGATGCTGTGAAAAACGCGATGAATGAATCCATTGCCAAAGGCGTTCCGGCTCAACATCGTAGCGATAATTACAGTGATTATTTGCCACGACTGACTCACTTCGATACACGTCAGCAAGCCGATACCGCACAGATTAAACAGCTTTTTGCACGGAGATGAAATGATGACTCAGACTAATAGCCGCGGTGCAACCTGGCTAAATAAACTGGCACCTGATGCGCAGCGTATGAGTGGCTTGTGTCCTTCCGTTCAGGTTGCAGATAGCCAATTGAACGGTGAAAGCGTTCGCTTTATCTCCGTGATCCCTGACGCTGACAACCACTATCCGCGAGCGAGCAAAGGCGAAGTGGGGCTACTGGAGGGCTGGACGCTGGCAAAAGTGGTCAACGAAACCATTGATGCAGACAAAGACTGCGAAGTGAAACGCCCGATTGTGGCGGTGATCGACGTACCGAGCCAGGCTTACGGCCGCCGCGAAGAGGCATTTGGCATTCATCAGGCGCTGGCCGGTGCCGCGGGTGCTTATGCGAAGGCTCGTCTGGCTGGTCATCCGGTAATCGGCCTTATTGTCGGTAAAGCAATGTCAGGGGCATTTCTGGCACACGGCTATCAGGCAAATCGTTTGATAGCAATTAACGATACCGGTGTGCTGGTACATGCGATGGGGAAAGAATCGGCCGCGCGTATTACTCTGCGTAGCGTCGAGGCACTGGAAAAACTGGCGGCCGACATTCCACCGATGGCCTACGACGTCAGTAATTTTGCGACTCTTGGACTGCTTTCCGATCTTCTGGACGTCAGTAATCCGGATGATCCTTCCGATGCCGACCTGGCGTTAATTGAAATCACTGTTCAAGCAGCTATCACCGATGCACGCAAGGATCCAACACTTAAAACACGTCTGGGTGCCGAAAATCGCCGCAGCTCTGCATTGGTTCGCGAGCGGATGCGCGCGGTCTGGTAGCCATTAAAGTCTTAAAAAAACCTGCCTGAAGCGGCCGGAGCGGAGCGCACCACTGTGTGCCTTACGGTCCGGCGGCCTAAAGAATAATAACATCGCGTTAGTGTAATCTCCCTTCAGAATACAGGTGATCTATGACTTATGTGATTGTTCATGCCCTTGCTCCAATTTTTATCATCATGCTTCTGGGCTTCTGGGCTGGAAAAGCCCAAATGGTCGATAACAAAAATGTTTCATTACTCAATATCTTTGTTATGGACTTTGCGCTACCCGCAGCGCTATTCAGCGCCACTGTCCAGACCTCCTGGTCCGGTATTGTCGCGCAATCACCGCTGATTGTGGTGCTGACGGGCGCCATGTGGATAACCTATGCGGCTGTCTATTTTCTGGCAACCAGCGTCTTCAAGAAATCGCCGCAGGATGCAGCGGTGCTGACGCTGACCGTTGCCCTGCCAAACTATGCGGCGCTGGGCCTGCCAATCCTCGGCAGCGTGCTGGGTGAAAACTCTGCGACTTCACTGTCCGTTGCCGTGTCGATAGCCTGCGGCTCCGTGCTGTTGACGCCGTTCTGCCTGCTGATCCTTGAGCGTGAAAAAGCGCGAGCGGCCGGTGAAAATACGGGTTCTACGCTCACTATGCTGCCATTACTGATGTGGCGTTCGTTTAAAAAGCCTATCGTCTGGGGCCCGCTACTTGGGGTGATACTGTCGGCAATGGGTATCAAAATGCCCGATTTACTGCTGACATCGATTAAACCATTAGGACTGTCCGCAACTGCCGCAGCGCTGTTTCTGACAGGGGTAATTCTCTCTGCTCGCAAGTTGCAGCTCAATGCTATGGTCGGTATTTCAACCATCACTAAACTGTTGATTCAGCCATTCATTGCCTGGGGAATCATTCTCGGCTTTGGTCTTGAGGGTTCAGTGGCTGTTACGGCAATCCTGATGATCGCGCTCTCAGCCGGTTTCTTTGGCGTAGTGTTCGGAAATCGCTTTGGCGTGCAGTCACCAGATGCAGAGGCTGTGCTGTTGTTGAGCTCGGTTCTGTGTATTCTGACGTTACCGCTTTTTATTACTTTAACTTCAGGCATTTGATATGAAATTCACAGCACGCCCACACGATCTTGTCTGGCTTCGTTCAGCCAGTGCCTTAATGGGTATCAAGGAGAGCTGGGTGGACAGTCAGTGGCACGCTGGCCTGCCAGTGGTGGTAAGGCGTGATGTGAATGAAAGTGGTGATATTCCAGTTGGCGTGCGCGGTACGCAACGTGGCCAGCGCGCCGCTGGATGGATCAAGGCAGAGGATATCTGCCGGATAGTGACGCCAGAAGCACTGGTCGATCGCGAGAGACTACAGCATTCACTATTTGTATCTCAGCGGCCGGTTCAGGCAGCGATTGCGCTCACTGCCTGCCCCTGGCCTTGGCACTGGGGCATCACTGGCAGCACGGGCTATCAGCTCGCCACAGGGATCCCGGTACTGCATGACGACAGCGATCTCGATCTGATGATCCGTGCGCCGCAGCCGGTCAATAACCTAAAATTACAGCAGTGGCAGAGCGTGGTAAACACGCTGCCCTGCCGCACAGATACTCAGGTTGAAACGCCGTCTGGCGCTTTTGCACTGAACGAATGGCTGCGCGATGGACGAGTGTTACTTAAAACAGCTACCGGTCCGCGGCTGACTCCATCCCCCTGGAACAATGAATCATTATGAAAATACTCTTCACTTTTCCCGGCCAGGGCACACAGAATCCCGGAATGCTGCGACATATTCCTGACAGAGATGCCATTCTTGGCGAAGTTCGCGCTGTTCTGGGTGACGAAACTGACAAGCTGGATACGCCCGATGCGCTGCGCCATACCCGTGCGGTACAGCTGTGTTTGTTGATTGCGGGCGTCGCATGGGCTCGCGAGTTAATTAAACAAGGGTTGAAGCCTGATATTGTGAGCGGTCTTTCAATCGGCGCATTTCCGGCAGCGGTGATTGCAGGCGCGCTTACTCTACGCGATGCCCTCAGGCTGGTTGCCCTGCGTGGAGATTTAATGGAGCAGGCCTATCCGCATGGCTACGGACTGACAGCCATTGTTGGTTTGCCCCTGAGCCAACTCGAGGATCTCATGACTGGCAGCAATACCTATATCGCTAACCTGAATGCAGAAACGCAGATTGTCATTGCGGGACGTGATGAGGATATGTTGAAAGTCGCGCAAAAGGCTCTGGAGGCTGGGGCGAGCAAGGCAACACGGTTGGCGGTCAGCGTTCCGTCACACTGTGCATTACTGGATAAACCCGCCGCTGAGCTGTCAAAAGCCTTTAAATCCGTGTCTTTAGCATCTCCTGTCTGCACCTATCTTAGCGGCTCAAGCGGGCGCGTTTTGAGGGAACCGCAGAAAATCGCCGACGACCTGGCGTTTAATATGGCGCGTACCGTGCAATGGCAGGATGCGATGGTCTCCGCCAACCAACGTGATGCCAGACTGGCAATCGAGATGCCGCCGGGCAGCGTGCTTACCGCGCTGACGCACCAGGCTGGCTGGAAGGGCGAAGCCATTTGTCTTGAGCGCAATAGTATCAATGTCGCATTACATCTGGCAAAGCGCCTTATTGATTGAGGCTGCTGGCATACATGCGCCCCTCTGCCGCCAGCGCCAGCAAATCCTTATCCCGTTCGCGATGGTGAGAATAGACCATGGCGATTAGCTGGCGCATCTGATAAGGCTCTGCAAGCTTCAACAATTGGACATCGTGCTCGTAAACTTTTTTCATCCTGCCAGGTACCAGCGAAAAACCTATTCCTGCCTGCACCAGATTCAACATGGAGAAAACATCATTTACGTGAGTGACAATTTTAGGTTCAAAACCGGCAATGTTAAATGCTTCCTGAAATCCTGCGTAAGTCGCAAACCCTTCTGTCAGAGTGACAAAGCTACGATCTGCATAATCGCGCAAATCTGCCTCGAGGGTATTGCCCAGCCTCTCACTGGCTGGCGCAGCTAAATAAATTTCATCGTGAAAAAGCGGTACAACGTCAAACCCAGAGCCGATAACTTTGTCATCTTCTATTGAGATAAGCAGAGCATCAAGTGCATCATCCTCAAGCATATTCATCAGCATCTGATTGGATCCCATTGTCAGATCCAGATCCAGAGAGGGCCGCCGCAACTTCATCCCCATAATCAGCTTAGGGACAGTTTCCAGGGTCAGTGAATAGAGCGTGCCTACTCTGAGGCGACCGCGGCCAACACCGGCAGTCTTGCGTGCTTGCTCAAGACCTTTATCCATCAAGTTCACGACATCCTGACAATACTCCAGCAGCGTCCATGCAGCAGGCAGCGGTTCAAGGTTGCGCCCCTTGTGAATAAACAACATGCAGTCAATATCTTCTTCAAGTGTATGAAGTGCGCGATGAACACTGACTGTGCTTAGATCCAGCGCTTCAGCCGTACGGGCGATATTGCCTTTCGACATAAACATGATGAACACGTTGAGCTTTCGGAAGGTGATATTCGGGTTTATTTCGTTTTTCATTTTGTAGCCTGGTATCGCGAGTCAGGGATTCGAACTACGCGCATCGTCATCTCCGCTGTCGGTGTTTAAACCGGGAAAGATTGAGGCTGTTTGCGCACGATGCAGAAGCCAATATCGCTATCAGGCATCCAGGTTTAGTTCACCGATTAAAACACAGTGGTGTGGGGTATCAACGGCCTGTCTGAGATCGTTTAATTAACGGCACAACGTCAAGTGACATTGATTTACTCCTCTCTTACTTTCAGAAACGCACTGTCTTTCAGTGGAGCTGATTAAGCTCTTCTGCTGTCAGGCCAGTCATTTTCTGCACCGTTTTAAAATCCAGCCCGCTTGCCAGCATATTGCGCGCCACTTTCATTATCCCCTTCTGTTCACCCAGCAGAATACCTTCCTGACGACCTTGCTTGCGGCCTTTCTCCATACCTTTTGCCAGCCCCTTCTTCAGACCTTTCTGCTCCAGTTGTTCTGCCATTGTCATCAGTAATTCCTCCTGTTGCGGTGAACGCCGTGCCAGCGTGCGGATAAAGGTTCCGGCATCAGCCGTCTCTCCGGCCTGAAACATGTAAGTTATCAGTACAGAAAGCTGCTCGTTGGTAGTGTAACCGCTGCTCAGTAACGTGACCAGTTGCTCAAGCAACTCTGACATATCACGCAGACGAATATGCTTCTGTAACAATTCCAGCGCAGCCATCCGCCGGTGAGTCATAATTTCTTCATCGGGAATGACCGTCACATCCACCAGCGGAAAATCGCTGCCGTAAACCTGTTCAGCCAGTTTCGGATCGCTGAATCCCTGCAGCCAGTTCAGCGAATGCGGATAAGGACTCACTCGCCCGTGATAAAACAGCAATGGAATAACCAGCGGCAGCTGTTTATGTCCGGCATCAAGATGCTGCTGCATTGCCGCAATGGCATAGCGCATCAGACGAAAGCACATCAGTTTATCGGGTGAACTTTGGTGCTCTATCAGGCAGTAAATATACCCTTCCCCACTGCCGGCTTTTAGCGAATAAAGCATGTCAGAGCAATACGATCGCAGATCATCCTCGATAAAGCTGCCGGTAGTAAGTTGCAGAGAGGCAAGATTACAGCACTGCAACAGCGCCGGAGGCAAGTGTATCTGCAGAAAGTCCCGTGCCGTTTCAGAATGGCTAAGAAATTGTTTAAAAACAGCATCATGTGGTGTTGGAGTAAAGCCCATTTCCCGATACCTGTCATCCAGTTTGACAGGTTATGACTCTATCACAGCCAAATCCTGGATAAAATATATACAAATCACTTTAGCTAACTTCAAAAAATCCATGCTGGACTAAAATCTTATAACGCTACATAGATGAAATAACCTCTGTAAAAACAGAGGGTTTTTCACTGTTTAACGCATCATGATGCGGCAACTTATAATTTCCCCTCATCCAAGCTCATGGAATGAGGAGTAAAGAATGATGCGATCGAGGGAGCGATTTCCCAGGCTTGTGTCAGACAGCGCCATAAATAAAAAACCCCCTGTATAAACAGAGGGCCTTTCAGATATTATCGCATCATGATACAGCAGAAATCAGCGAGAAATCATTCCCACTCAATCGTCGCTGGCGGCTTGCCGGAGATGTCATAGACAACGCGGGAGATACCGTCAATTTCATTAATAATGCGGTTAGAAACGCGGCCGAGGAATTCATACGGCAGATGCGCCCAGTGTGCGGTCATAAAGTCGATCGTCTCAACCGCACGCAGCGAAACTACCCAGTCGTACTTACGGCCATCGCCCATAACGCCAACTGAACGAACTGGCAGGAACACGGTAAATGCCTGGCTGACTTTGTTGTAAAGGTCGGCTTTATGCAGCTCTTCAATAAAGATCGCATCAGCACGGCGCAGCAGGTCACAGTACTCTTTCTTCACTTCACCCAATACACGCACGCCCAGACCCGGCCCCGGGAACGGGTGACGGAACAGCATGCTGTGCGGCAGGCCGAGTTCCAGACCGATTTTACGCACTTCGTCTTTAAACAGCTCTTTCAGCGGCTCAACCAGTCCAAGCTTCATCTCTTTCGGCAGGCCGCCCACATTGTGGTGTGATTTGATCACATGCGCTTTACCGGTGGCAGAAGCCGCAGACTCGATAACATCAGGATAGATGGTGCCCTGCGCCAGCCACTTCACATCGGTCAGTTTGGTGGCTTCTTCATCGAACAGTTCAACAAACACCCGGCCAATGGTTTTACGTTTGGCTTCTGGCTCATCAATACCGGCCAGTGCATCAAGGAAACGGGCTTCGGCTGGCACATGAATGATGTTAAGACCAAAATGGTCACCAAACATATCCATCACCTGCTCAGCTTCATTCAGGCGCAGCAGACCGTTGTCGACAAACACGCAGGTCAGACGGTCGCCTATAGCACGGTGCAGCAGCATCGCCGTTACAGAAGAGTCAACGCCACCGGACAGGCCGAGGATCACTTTATCGTTGCCTACCTGCTCGCGCAGGCGTTCAACCGCATCTTCAATAATTTTAGCCGGTGTCCACAGCGCTTCACACTGGCAGATATCGAGCACAAAGCGCTCCAGCATGCGCAGACCCTGACGAGTGTGGGTCACTTCCGGGTGGAACTGCACACCATAGAAACGCTTCTCTTCGTTAGCCATAATGGCAAACGGGCAGGTTTCGGTGCTGGCAACGGTAACGAAGTCAGACGGGATGGCGGTAACCTTGTCACCATGGCTCATCCAGACGTCCAGCAGCGGCTTACCCGCATCGCTGATGGCATCTTCGATATCACGAATCAGCGCGCTGGCCACTTTCACTTCTACCTGCGCGTAACCAAATTCACGCTCGGTGGAGCCTTCAACTTTACCGCCCAGTTGCATCGCCATGGTCTGCATGCCATAGCAAACACCCAGAACCGGCACGCCCGCATTGAAAACGTAATCAGGCGCGCGTGGGCTGTCGTGTTCGGTGGTACTTTCCGGGCCGCCGGACAGAATGATACCGCTAGGATTGAACTGACGAATTTGCTCTTCGGTGACGTCCCACGCCCACAGTTCACAATAGACACCCAGTTCACGCACGCGACGTGCCACCAGTTGAGTGTACTGAGAACCGAAATCGAGGATCAGAATGCGATGTTTATGAATATTTTCCGTCGTCATTGAGGCTATTCCAGAGCGATGTATAACTGATAATGAAATCGCCCGACTAGTAAGTCGGGCGGTGAATCTGATGCGCGATTAAGAACCCATACGGTAGTTAGGCGACTCTTTGGTGATGGTCACATCATGCACGTGGCTTTCGGAGATACCGGCTCCGCTGATGCGAACAAACTCCGCTTTGGTGCGCAGGTCGTCGATAGTACCACAGCCGGTCAGGCCCATACAGGAACGCAAACCACCCATCTGCTGGTGAACGATCTCTTTCAGACGACCTTTGTATGCCACGCGGCCTTCGATCCCTTCCGGCACCAGTTTGTCAGCAGCATTGTCAGTCTGGAAGTAACGGTCTGAAGAACCTTTGGACATCGCGCCCAGTGAGCCCATTCCACGATAGGATTTAAATGAACGACCCTGATACAACTCGATCTCACCTGGAGATTCTTCGGTACCTGCCAGCATCGAGCCGACCATCACGCAGGATGCACCTGCCGCGATAGCTTTCGCGATATCACCAGAGAAACGAATGCCGCCGTCAGCGATAACCGGAATGCCGGTCCCTTCCAGTGCAGCAACCGCGTCGGAAACCGCAGTAATCTGCGGTACACCGACACCGGTAACGATGCGAGTAGTACAGATTGAGCCAGGGCCGATACCGACTTTAACCGCGCTTACACCGGCTTCAACCAGCGCCAGTGCACCGGCACCGGTCGCAACGTTGCCACCCAGAATCTGCAGATCGGGGTACTTGGCACGCGTTTCACGAATACGTTGCAGCACGCCTTCAGAATGACCGTGAGAAGAGTCAATCAGCAGCACGTCCACACCCGCAGCGACCAGCGCATCAACGCGCTCTTCGTTACCGGCACCGGCACCGACCGCAGCACCGACGCGCAGGCGACCGTGCTCATCTTTACAGGCGTGAGGTTTACGTTCAGCT contains the following coding sequences:
- a CDS encoding DUF3750 domain-containing protein gives rise to the protein MNVVKVLSAVFICVLLLSFCQSLVKSMRSNEGAKVENWWSARRDSAGIAPSPQQYASTAIVQVYAAHTFGWKGLFAVHPWIIFKKAGETEYQRYEVVSWGSDNRVRRNYATPDGFWYGAKPGLLVEHRGAAAEAMIPAIEAAIKSYPWPHTYHAWPGPNSNTFLAHIGREVPGLKLDLPANAIGKDYRPLLHPVGLPPSGNGLQVSLLGVLGVIISGEEGMEVNVLGINLGVGFKPLTLRLPFIGQLGDNNLAKPDS
- the mdcA gene encoding malonate decarboxylase subunit alpha, whose amino-acid sequence is MNVVQTPAREWNTRRSEKARRMASLAIQDKIIPTDSLVGALEKLIVSGDRVVLEGNNQKQADFLSRMLAEVNPKKIHDLHMIMPSVGRSEHLDLFEKGIARKLDFSFSGPQSLRISQLLQDGQLEIGSIHTYIELYSRLYVDLCPNVAMIAGFKADRKGNLYTGPSTEDTPALVEAAAFRDGIVIAQVNELVDDESDLPRVDIPGSWIDYVVVADKPFFIEPLFTRDPRLIKQEHILMAMMAIKGIYAEHQVQSLNHGIGFNTAAIELLLPTYGEQLGLKGKICKHWTLNPHPTLIPAIESGWVESVHCFGGELGMEEYIRARPDIFFTGSDGSMRSNRAFCQMAGQYAVDMFIGSTLQIDGLANSSTVTRGRLSGFGGAPNMGHDPHGRRHATPAWLDMITEPDPMQRGKKLVVQMVETFQAGVKPTFVEKLDAIEVAKSSGMPLAPVMIYGDDVTHVLTEEGIAYLYRADSIEERRAMVAAVAGITDIGLGVDAKRVAELRQSGKVAYPEDMGIRRSDATRSLLAAGSVADLVEWSDGLYNPPAKFRSW
- a CDS encoding triphosphoribosyl-dephospho-CoA synthase — its product is MKLLSQTRVEAQAERLAILARDCLIDEARLSPKPGLVDSRGNGAHHDLTLALMERSAHSLTATFQQLALQSWQRPADIALRETIGHLGRQGEQQMMAATHGVNTHRGAIWALGLLVSAVAMTGADADAHQVAKTAAVLAALPDRNAPKLFSKGLKATHRYRVPGAREEAQQGFPHVMKLALPQLLRSRANGASETEAHLDALMAIMTSLSDTCVLSRAGMTGLEAMQNGARAVLIAGGCMTDEGRKRLAHLDSQMLILNASPGGAADLLAATLFLDRVCQPAIHSFI
- the mdcC gene encoding malonate decarboxylase acyl carrier protein, with amino-acid sequence MEYITLSFPANRMLSGRAQAGVVGSGDMEVLFTATEDQTLSIDITTSVDNSDTRWNALFDRLSLISGLPAGKLVIHDFGATPGVARIRIEQVFEEVSDAK
- a CDS encoding biotin-independent malonate decarboxylase subunit beta translates to MRNDPSFIELRARERAHALLDQGSYRELLDPFENIMSPWLGLQGVVPQSDDGMVVARGTINGQPSVVIAIEGTFQGGSMGEVSGAKMAAALELAAEDNRNGIPTQAVLCLETGGVRLQEANLGLAAIADIHAAIVDLRRYTPVVGIIAGTVGCFGGMSIAAALCSYLIVTREARLGLNGPQVIEQEAGIEEYDSRDRPFIWSMTGGEIRYESGFVDTLVNDGVDAVKNAMNESIAKGVPAQHRSDNYSDYLPRLTHFDTRQQADTAQIKQLFARR
- the mdcE gene encoding biotin-independent malonate decarboxylase subunit gamma; amino-acid sequence: MTQTNSRGATWLNKLAPDAQRMSGLCPSVQVADSQLNGESVRFISVIPDADNHYPRASKGEVGLLEGWTLAKVVNETIDADKDCEVKRPIVAVIDVPSQAYGRREEAFGIHQALAGAAGAYAKARLAGHPVIGLIVGKAMSGAFLAHGYQANRLIAINDTGVLVHAMGKESAARITLRSVEALEKLAADIPPMAYDVSNFATLGLLSDLLDVSNPDDPSDADLALIEITVQAAITDARKDPTLKTRLGAENRRSSALVRERMRAVW
- a CDS encoding AEC family transporter, with the translated sequence MTYVIVHALAPIFIIMLLGFWAGKAQMVDNKNVSLLNIFVMDFALPAALFSATVQTSWSGIVAQSPLIVVLTGAMWITYAAVYFLATSVFKKSPQDAAVLTLTVALPNYAALGLPILGSVLGENSATSLSVAVSIACGSVLLTPFCLLILEREKARAAGENTGSTLTMLPLLMWRSFKKPIVWGPLLGVILSAMGIKMPDLLLTSIKPLGLSATAAALFLTGVILSARKLQLNAMVGISTITKLLIQPFIAWGIILGFGLEGSVAVTAILMIALSAGFFGVVFGNRFGVQSPDAEAVLLLSSVLCILTLPLFITLTSGI
- a CDS encoding malonate decarboxylase holo-ACP synthase; its protein translation is MKFTARPHDLVWLRSASALMGIKESWVDSQWHAGLPVVVRRDVNESGDIPVGVRGTQRGQRAAGWIKAEDICRIVTPEALVDRERLQHSLFVSQRPVQAAIALTACPWPWHWGITGSTGYQLATGIPVLHDDSDLDLMIRAPQPVNNLKLQQWQSVVNTLPCRTDTQVETPSGAFALNEWLRDGRVLLKTATGPRLTPSPWNNESL